One Paucidesulfovibrio longus DSM 6739 genomic window carries:
- the rpsO gene encoding 30S ribosomal protein S15, whose translation MAVVLDTQDKNKIIEDYKRHEGDTGSPEVQVALLTERINYLTEHFKTHKKDFHSRTGLLKLVGQRRKLLNYLKNKDIQRYRELIQRLGLRK comes from the coding sequence ATGGCTGTGGTACTGGATACTCAGGACAAGAACAAGATCATCGAGGATTACAAGCGTCACGAGGGAGACACCGGCTCTCCCGAAGTTCAGGTCGCCCTGCTCACCGAGCGGATCAACTACCTGACCGAGCACTTCAAGACGCACAAGAAGGACTTCCACTCCCGCACGGGCCTGCTCAAGCTCGTCGGCCAGCGCCGCAAGCTCTTGAACTATCTCAAGAACAAGGACATCCAGCGCTACCGTGAGCTGATCCAGCGACTGGGTCTGCGCAAGTAG
- the rbfA gene encoding 30S ribosome-binding factor RbfA, producing the protein MKTSSSRRSIRLSDQIQQEIGTLLLEDIQDPRLELVTISGVRMNRDLKIAEVLYTMSGGPEREAEVQAALEHAAGFLRSSLGRRLKLKYIPQLRFSRDQFLEDMIYGKPGPANS; encoded by the coding sequence ATGAAAACGTCCTCATCCCGGCGGTCCATCCGCCTTTCAGACCAGATTCAGCAGGAAATCGGCACGCTGCTCCTGGAAGACATCCAGGATCCGCGCCTGGAGCTGGTGACCATCAGCGGCGTGCGCATGAACCGCGACCTGAAGATCGCGGAAGTGCTCTACACCATGAGCGGCGGCCCGGAACGGGAAGCCGAGGTCCAGGCCGCGCTGGAACATGCGGCGGGCTTTCTGCGCTCCAGCCTGGGGCGTCGCCTGAAGCTCAAATACATCCCCCAGTTGCGCTTTTCGCGCGACCAGTTCCTCGAGGACATGATCTATGGAAAGCCCGGTCCGGCAAATAGCTGA
- the pnp gene encoding polyribonucleotide nucleotidyltransferase, translating to MLKPFDKTSLTTKVGNVEITLETGKFANQASGAVWIQSGNTVVLVTAVNQPLAEDRGFFPLTCNYQEMLYAAGRVPGNYFRREVGRPSERETLVSRLIDRPIRPLFQKGFRDEVQIIATVLSAGKSTNPDVLALTGASAALQISPMPFLGPVVGTRVAYVDKKFVLYPTYQGMEDSTDLNLVFAATRDAVVMVEGGARFLPESLIADALEWGHEQIQPLFDLQDELRSLVGKPKIEPVAPVEDEEVASFVEELVSDEFKAALTTSEKMARKAAKEKVKEKVKLAAAEKWADAPEKVKQVGDALGKLEKKIVRKRIVEEGLRIDGRDLTTVRPLSIEVGLLPMTHGSALFRRGETSACCIATLGSSRDEQRIETLTGEINKSFMLHYNFPPYCVGEARMLRGPSRREVGHGALAERAISPVLPGAEFPFTLRVVSEIMESNGSSSMASVCGATMALMDAGVPIKAPVAGIAMGLCKEGDEFYVLTDILGDEDALGDMDFKCAGTSDGVTAIQMDIKITGIPSEVLRRALAQARDARLHILGEMAQCLDTPRAELSAYAPQMCELTINPEKIRSVIGPGGKNIKAITAETQADIDIEDSGRVMIFAPNQESLEKAKEMVLYYDQTPVPGRNYVGTVRKLLEVGALVEILPGAEGMLHVSQIDVERVENVSDVLQLGQEVTVKVISLEPGGRIRLSRKAWLMEQAGQEVNLDDFKRPAGSGDRRPGGRDGGRGRDGGRGRR from the coding sequence ATGCTCAAGCCTTTCGACAAGACATCTCTGACCACCAAGGTCGGAAACGTGGAAATCACCCTGGAAACGGGCAAGTTCGCCAATCAGGCCAGCGGCGCCGTCTGGATCCAGTCCGGCAACACCGTGGTGCTCGTCACCGCCGTGAACCAGCCCCTGGCCGAAGACCGCGGATTCTTTCCCCTGACCTGCAACTACCAGGAAATGCTCTACGCGGCCGGCCGCGTGCCGGGCAACTACTTCCGCCGCGAAGTGGGCCGCCCGTCCGAGCGCGAGACCCTGGTCTCCCGCCTCATCGACCGCCCGATCCGCCCGCTCTTCCAGAAGGGCTTCCGCGACGAGGTCCAGATCATCGCCACGGTCCTTTCCGCCGGAAAGAGCACCAACCCCGACGTGCTGGCCCTGACGGGCGCTTCCGCGGCCCTGCAGATCTCCCCCATGCCCTTCCTCGGCCCGGTGGTGGGAACCCGCGTGGCCTACGTGGACAAGAAATTCGTTCTCTACCCGACCTACCAGGGCATGGAGGATTCCACCGACCTGAACCTCGTGTTCGCGGCCACCCGCGACGCCGTGGTCATGGTCGAAGGCGGCGCGCGCTTCCTGCCGGAATCGCTCATCGCCGACGCCCTGGAATGGGGCCACGAGCAGATCCAGCCGCTCTTCGACCTCCAGGACGAGCTGCGCTCCCTGGTGGGCAAGCCCAAGATCGAACCGGTCGCTCCGGTCGAGGATGAAGAAGTCGCCTCCTTCGTCGAGGAGCTCGTTTCCGACGAGTTCAAGGCCGCGCTGACCACCTCCGAAAAGATGGCCCGCAAGGCCGCCAAGGAAAAGGTCAAGGAAAAGGTCAAGCTCGCCGCCGCCGAAAAATGGGCCGACGCTCCCGAAAAGGTCAAGCAGGTCGGCGACGCCCTGGGCAAGCTGGAGAAGAAGATCGTCCGCAAGCGCATCGTCGAGGAAGGCCTGCGCATCGACGGCCGCGACCTGACCACGGTCCGTCCGCTCTCCATCGAGGTCGGACTGCTGCCCATGACCCACGGCTCCGCCCTGTTCCGCCGCGGCGAAACCAGCGCCTGCTGCATCGCCACCCTGGGTTCCTCCCGCGACGAGCAGCGCATCGAGACGCTGACCGGTGAAATCAACAAGAGCTTCATGCTCCACTACAACTTCCCGCCCTACTGCGTCGGCGAAGCGCGCATGCTGCGCGGCCCCAGCCGCCGCGAGGTCGGCCACGGCGCTCTGGCCGAGCGGGCCATCAGCCCGGTTCTGCCCGGTGCGGAATTCCCCTTCACCCTGCGCGTGGTTTCGGAGATCATGGAGTCCAACGGCTCCTCCTCCATGGCCTCCGTCTGCGGCGCGACCATGGCGCTCATGGACGCGGGCGTGCCCATCAAGGCCCCTGTGGCCGGCATCGCCATGGGCCTGTGCAAGGAAGGCGACGAGTTCTACGTGCTCACGGACATCCTCGGCGACGAGGACGCCCTGGGCGACATGGACTTCAAGTGCGCCGGCACCAGCGACGGCGTGACCGCCATCCAGATGGACATCAAGATCACGGGCATCCCCTCGGAAGTCCTGCGCCGCGCCCTTGCGCAGGCCCGCGACGCCCGCCTGCACATCCTCGGCGAGATGGCCCAGTGCCTGGACACCCCGCGCGCCGAGCTTTCCGCCTATGCGCCCCAGATGTGCGAGCTGACCATCAACCCGGAAAAGATCCGCTCCGTGATCGGACCCGGCGGCAAGAACATCAAGGCCATCACCGCCGAAACCCAGGCCGACATCGACATCGAGGATTCCGGCCGCGTGATGATCTTCGCGCCCAACCAGGAGTCCCTGGAAAAGGCCAAGGAGATGGTCCTCTACTACGACCAGACCCCGGTGCCGGGCCGCAACTACGTCGGCACCGTGCGCAAGCTGCTCGAAGTCGGCGCCCTGGTGGAGATCCTGCCCGGTGCGGAAGGCATGCTGCACGTCTCCCAGATCGATGTGGAACGCGTCGAGAACGTCAGCGACGTCCTCCAGCTGGGTCAGGAAGTGACCGTCAAGGTCATCTCCCTGGAGCCGGGCGGACGCATCCGCCTCTCCCGCAAGGCTTGGCTCATGGAGCAGGCCGGACAGGAGGTCAACCTGGACGACTTCAAGCGCCCGGCCGGCAGCGGCGACCGGCGTCCCGGAGGCCGCGACGGCGGTCGCGGACGTGACGGCGGACGCGGCAGACGCTAG
- a CDS encoding DHH family phosphoesterase, with protein MESPVRQIADLIRQNDDFLVSAHVNPDGDAIGSTAALGWIFQQLGKRFTLYNVSELPHSLDWVQLPAPLTNELPSPLPAWTFVIDCGALARVGEPLMAALDTAHTVNIDHHLSNPGFGALNWVDIAYPAVGAMIGELAEELGLELSGPLGEAVYLAVATDTGFFTYGSTKPETLELTAKLYRQGIKPGVINPKIINQWTPQRLNLLSQVLSTLSMHLDGEMGLVVADLETQRRTGTNADDCDGLVNFVRSLRGVRVSAILREDEPDYWKFSLRSNGSDDIQGVAALLGGGGHKNAAGGNISGPLDTATRILVDSVAQVLGKKD; from the coding sequence ATGGAAAGCCCGGTCCGGCAAATAGCTGATCTCATCCGCCAGAACGACGATTTTCTGGTGTCCGCCCACGTCAACCCCGACGGCGACGCCATCGGCAGCACCGCGGCCCTGGGCTGGATATTTCAGCAACTGGGCAAGCGCTTCACGCTCTACAACGTTTCCGAGCTGCCCCACTCCCTCGACTGGGTGCAGCTCCCGGCCCCGCTGACGAACGAGCTGCCCTCGCCCCTGCCCGCCTGGACCTTCGTGATCGACTGCGGCGCGCTTGCGCGCGTGGGCGAGCCGCTCATGGCCGCCCTCGACACCGCGCATACCGTGAACATCGACCACCACCTCAGCAACCCCGGCTTCGGCGCGCTGAACTGGGTGGACATCGCCTATCCGGCGGTGGGCGCCATGATCGGAGAACTGGCCGAGGAACTGGGACTGGAACTGAGCGGCCCCCTGGGCGAGGCCGTGTACCTGGCCGTGGCCACGGACACGGGGTTCTTCACCTACGGCAGCACCAAGCCGGAAACCCTGGAACTGACGGCCAAGCTGTACCGCCAGGGCATCAAGCCCGGCGTGATCAACCCCAAGATCATCAACCAGTGGACGCCCCAGCGCCTGAACCTGCTTTCCCAGGTGCTCTCGACCCTGAGCATGCACCTGGACGGCGAGATGGGCCTTGTGGTCGCCGACCTGGAAACCCAGCGCCGCACCGGAACCAACGCCGACGACTGCGACGGGCTGGTGAACTTCGTGCGCAGCCTGCGCGGCGTGCGCGTCTCGGCCATTCTGCGCGAGGACGAACCCGACTACTGGAAGTTCAGCCTGCGCTCCAACGGCAGCGACGATATTCAGGGAGTGGCCGCGCTCCTGGGCGGCGGAGGCCACAAGAACGCCGCCGGCGGCAACATTTCCGGCCCGCTGGACACGGCCACCCGGATTTTGGTGGACAGCGTGGCCCAGGTTTTGGGAAAGAAGGACTGA
- a CDS encoding DUF503 domain-containing protein: protein MIIGVLSLEFVLHGNDSLKGKRKVSLSLKQKLRNKFNVAVSEVDALDAHKRLVLAVVTVANETRKVESRLAKALAMVEAISPAELVRCETEVFSGD from the coding sequence ATGATCATCGGCGTACTCAGCCTGGAGTTCGTGCTGCACGGCAACGACTCCCTCAAGGGCAAGCGCAAGGTCTCGCTGAGCCTGAAGCAAAAGCTTCGCAACAAGTTCAACGTGGCTGTTTCCGAGGTCGACGCTCTGGACGCGCACAAGCGGCTCGTGCTGGCCGTGGTCACCGTGGCCAACGAAACGCGCAAGGTCGAGAGCCGGCTGGCCAAGGCTCTGGCCATGGTCGAAGCCATCTCCCCCGCGGAACTGGTGCGCTGCGAAACCGAAGTTTTCTCCGGCGACTGA
- a CDS encoding sigma-54 interaction domain-containing protein, which translates to MALNIDGIIGESPALQEVFRVLAKVAPTDSTVLVTGESGTGKELLVRALHRSSRRHDKPFVPINCGAIPKELLESELFGHEKGAFTHAIRSRPGRFELADGGTIFLDEIGEMDFSLQVKILRVLQEKEIERVGGTSTKKVDVRVVAATNRDLEGEVAAGRFREDLFYRLNVIPLQLPALRERGDDVMLLARHFLKGFCKERERQGLCLSPQTEAMLLSYSWPGNVRELENFMERLSILCDGACIEPEDLPEKIWKDAGKEPLKRPAPAAAVPAGFAWPKLKDMRDKELALKEFLENIEDRLILEALEEVDGVKNQAAEVLGIKRTTLIEKLKKRKLLDG; encoded by the coding sequence ATGGCGCTCAATATTGATGGAATCATAGGCGAAAGTCCTGCATTGCAGGAGGTCTTCCGCGTTCTGGCCAAGGTCGCCCCCACGGATTCCACCGTGCTGGTGACCGGAGAATCCGGCACGGGCAAGGAATTGCTCGTGCGTGCTCTGCACCGCAGCAGCAGGCGGCACGACAAGCCTTTCGTGCCCATCAACTGCGGAGCGATTCCCAAGGAACTGCTCGAATCCGAACTCTTCGGGCATGAAAAGGGCGCGTTTACGCATGCCATCCGTTCGCGACCCGGCCGTTTCGAGCTGGCCGACGGCGGCACCATTTTTCTCGACGAAATCGGCGAGATGGATTTTTCGCTTCAGGTCAAGATTCTGCGCGTCCTCCAGGAAAAGGAGATCGAGCGCGTCGGCGGCACCTCGACCAAGAAGGTGGACGTCCGCGTGGTCGCCGCCACCAACCGCGACCTGGAAGGGGAAGTCGCGGCCGGACGATTCCGGGAAGATCTTTTCTATCGTCTGAACGTCATTCCCCTGCAACTGCCCGCCCTGCGCGAGCGCGGCGACGACGTGATGCTCCTCGCGCGCCACTTTCTCAAGGGCTTCTGCAAGGAGCGCGAACGCCAGGGGCTTTGCCTCTCCCCGCAGACCGAGGCCATGCTCCTTTCCTACTCCTGGCCGGGAAACGTCCGCGAGTTGGAAAATTTCATGGAGCGGCTCTCCATCCTCTGCGACGGAGCCTGCATCGAGCCGGAAGATCTGCCGGAGAAAATTTGGAAGGATGCGGGCAAGGAGCCTCTGAAACGCCCGGCCCCTGCGGCGGCCGTTCCTGCGGGCTTTGCCTGGCCGAAGCTCAAGGACATGCGGGACAAGGAACTCGCGCTCAAGGAGTTCCTCGAAAATATTGAGGATCGCTTGATCCTGGAAGCTCTGGAAGAGGTGGACGGGGTCAAGAACCAGGCCGCCGAAGTTCTCGGCATCAAGCGCACCACGCTCATCGAGAAGCTCAAGAAGCGCAAGCTGCTCGACGGCTGA
- a CDS encoding tetratricopeptide repeat protein, which yields MRPLTLVLALVWMLLQPVSSLAASITFRTRADTDVLTFDLAAAPVPGAVSRTGPQALNVRLPEGDGLAVGQTFQAARLVDSVEPSPEGALIKLKTNAFGYIFTPVPGKNALQIQIFRDPTGARWKDPTAAALPPDVPNPLPPQPDLRAPAAPAAPAPAAAGNGAQQPAGAPPAGEGNLTLDRPQPALNSLFSVPYAVRVPVSGLNNELQVRPSEIGTVNVETGTARYKAVNTISEPTAPERVLPATDTEIPSPGRTVSGAPPGGTDGQASWLRRQTALFAPPAPSAPAAPAAPAAAAPAPPDAPSQAPSSSLAAQAQQAMQQAQAVYDGKAPADAPPSPVPTDAASAPEPAPAQTGVKVQDTAVQGAIDTIESQQAQAAAQAGVPASGAGLTPEEAKRIENLQLSLIKAQSHIATGKLAEAKNELESLLAQPDVPAKMRLEATYSLGGVLMTLYKDSAAEHFDEINSLYKEAMNADLRSPELPQALLNLGLLNLRVGNLPEAQAYFDLLKSKYPDDQNVPAIDYYWGEYYFRQGDWQEAADRFQGFIERYPEQERLARQAAFRLAEALKNLGLYDQAYQIVDYIDKRWPQVFESSPGFLKLAGDIEYHLGKYDQAKSHYWTYYNINPKAEAADIALARIGDVFLQQGDAQAARSIYERTVQDYPDLEGGLVAKMRLAEEGIHDSPTMVEMVTVFDRPFTLRPKQVYTEIVDQHPESPLAPLALLKLGMWHFYQKEYPDALAAAQRLLDEYPRSPLTDRARELGNRAFALAVPQLLDQEMYQAVVDYWEKYHFINDSSDDESNATRIGVARSYAALNDYEKALDLLKPFLGDKQVPEYSEMALAVAADIFLKQKAWNRINDLSTHAEQNWDLSPRARRLLMHANAVALENLGETQKSARLWAQLGADENVEPFIRADSLYYMAKEAMKHEDLRRVFVYAQEALSLLLSSKGYPEKIKDCLLMSIYATERSGRYRQALKWALEYDKYVPEDDPEWASQRYKLAELYRKSGFPDEWARVMGDLRDKQPDSLYGRLAATALETDKLEQRAQEYAPVPN from the coding sequence GTGAGACCGCTGACGCTGGTCCTGGCACTGGTCTGGATGCTCCTCCAGCCGGTATCCTCTCTTGCGGCCTCGATCACCTTCCGAACCCGCGCCGACACGGACGTACTGACCTTCGACCTTGCCGCCGCGCCCGTGCCGGGAGCGGTCAGCAGAACAGGCCCGCAGGCCCTGAACGTGCGCCTTCCCGAAGGGGACGGGCTTGCCGTGGGGCAGACCTTCCAGGCCGCCCGCCTCGTGGATTCCGTGGAGCCGTCGCCGGAAGGCGCGCTGATCAAGCTCAAGACCAACGCCTTCGGCTACATTTTCACGCCGGTTCCCGGCAAAAACGCCCTTCAGATTCAGATCTTCCGCGATCCCACCGGCGCACGCTGGAAGGATCCCACCGCAGCGGCCCTGCCTCCGGACGTGCCGAATCCTCTGCCTCCGCAGCCCGACCTGCGCGCTCCCGCGGCTCCCGCGGCACCGGCCCCCGCCGCCGCAGGGAATGGCGCCCAGCAGCCCGCAGGCGCGCCTCCGGCCGGAGAGGGCAATCTTACGCTCGACCGTCCCCAGCCCGCGCTGAACTCGCTGTTCTCGGTGCCTTATGCCGTGCGCGTTCCCGTTTCCGGCTTGAACAACGAACTCCAGGTCCGTCCCAGCGAGATCGGAACGGTCAACGTCGAGACGGGAACGGCCCGCTACAAGGCCGTGAACACCATTTCCGAGCCCACGGCCCCGGAACGCGTGCTTCCGGCAACGGATACGGAAATTCCCTCGCCGGGCCGGACCGTGAGCGGCGCTCCGCCGGGCGGCACGGACGGGCAGGCTTCATGGCTGCGCCGACAGACGGCGCTCTTTGCTCCTCCGGCTCCTTCGGCTCCTGCCGCACCAGCCGCTCCTGCCGCAGCGGCTCCGGCTCCGCCTGACGCGCCTTCCCAGGCGCCGTCGTCGTCCCTGGCGGCGCAGGCCCAGCAGGCCATGCAGCAGGCCCAGGCCGTGTACGACGGCAAGGCTCCGGCGGACGCGCCCCCTTCGCCCGTTCCCACGGACGCCGCTTCTGCTCCCGAGCCCGCCCCGGCGCAAACGGGCGTGAAGGTGCAGGACACGGCCGTCCAGGGCGCCATAGACACCATCGAGTCGCAGCAGGCCCAGGCAGCGGCTCAGGCGGGCGTTCCGGCTTCGGGAGCCGGGCTGACTCCTGAGGAAGCCAAGCGCATTGAAAATTTGCAGTTGTCCCTGATCAAGGCCCAGTCCCACATCGCCACGGGCAAGCTGGCCGAGGCCAAGAACGAGCTGGAGAGCCTCCTGGCCCAGCCGGACGTTCCGGCCAAAATGCGCCTGGAAGCGACCTACAGCCTCGGCGGCGTGCTCATGACCCTCTACAAGGACAGCGCAGCGGAACATTTCGACGAGATCAACAGCCTCTACAAGGAGGCGATGAACGCGGATCTGCGTTCCCCGGAACTGCCGCAGGCCCTGCTCAATCTCGGACTCCTGAACTTGCGCGTGGGCAACCTGCCGGAAGCCCAGGCTTATTTCGATCTGCTCAAGTCCAAGTATCCGGACGATCAGAACGTGCCCGCCATTGATTACTACTGGGGCGAATACTATTTCCGTCAAGGCGACTGGCAAGAGGCCGCCGACCGCTTCCAGGGCTTTATCGAGCGTTATCCCGAACAGGAACGCCTGGCCCGGCAGGCCGCCTTCCGTTTGGCCGAAGCCCTGAAGAACCTGGGGCTTTACGATCAGGCGTACCAGATCGTGGACTACATCGACAAACGCTGGCCCCAGGTCTTCGAGTCCAGTCCCGGCTTTCTCAAGCTCGCCGGAGACATCGAGTACCATCTCGGCAAGTACGACCAGGCCAAGAGTCATTACTGGACATACTACAACATCAATCCCAAGGCCGAAGCAGCGGACATCGCGCTCGCCCGCATAGGCGACGTGTTTCTCCAGCAGGGCGACGCGCAGGCAGCCCGCAGCATCTATGAGCGGACGGTGCAGGATTACCCGGATCTGGAAGGGGGGCTGGTGGCCAAGATGCGCCTCGCCGAGGAAGGCATCCACGATTCGCCCACCATGGTGGAAATGGTCACGGTTTTCGACCGTCCCTTCACGCTCCGGCCCAAGCAGGTCTACACCGAGATCGTGGACCAGCACCCTGAAAGCCCGCTTGCGCCCTTGGCGCTGCTCAAGCTCGGCATGTGGCACTTCTACCAGAAGGAATATCCGGATGCTCTCGCCGCGGCCCAGCGTCTGCTGGACGAGTATCCCCGCAGCCCGCTCACGGACCGCGCGCGCGAGCTGGGAAACCGGGCCTTTGCCCTGGCCGTGCCCCAGCTGCTGGATCAGGAGATGTATCAGGCCGTGGTGGATTATTGGGAAAAGTATCATTTCATCAACGATTCCTCCGACGACGAGAGCAACGCGACCCGCATCGGCGTGGCCAGGAGCTATGCGGCCCTGAACGACTACGAGAAGGCGCTCGACCTGCTGAAGCCGTTCCTGGGCGACAAGCAAGTGCCGGAATATTCGGAAATGGCCCTGGCCGTGGCCGCGGATATCTTTCTGAAGCAGAAGGCCTGGAACCGCATCAACGACCTTTCGACCCATGCGGAGCAGAATTGGGATCTCAGTCCGCGCGCCCGGCGGCTGCTGATGCACGCCAACGCCGTGGCCCTGGAAAACCTCGGGGAAACCCAGAAAAGCGCCCGGCTCTGGGCCCAGCTTGGAGCCGATGAAAACGTCGAACCTTTCATCCGTGCGGATTCATTGTACTACATGGCCAAGGAAGCCATGAAGCACGAGGACTTGCGCCGGGTTTTCGTGTATGCCCAGGAGGCGCTGTCCCTGCTGCTCTCGTCCAAGGGCTATCCGGAAAAGATCAAGGATTGCCTCTTGATGTCCATTTACGCAACGGAGCGGTCCGGACGCTACCGCCAGGCGCTGAAATGGGCTTTGGAATACGACAAATACGTGCCGGAAGATGATCCGGAGTGGGCGTCGCAGCGCTACAAGCTGGCCGAGCTCTACCGCAAATCCGGCTTCCCGGACGAGTGGGCGCGGGTCATGGGCGATTTGCGCGACAAGCAGCCGGACTCGCTCTACGGCAGGCTGGCGGCCACGGCCCTGGAAACGGACAAGCTGGAACAGCGCGCCCAGGAATACGCCCCCGTGCCCAACTAG
- the truB gene encoding tRNA pseudouridine(55) synthase TruB, giving the protein MGRKPKRDPRQLDGLLVLDKPSGPTSAGCLTDIKRKLGQFKIGHAGTLDPLASGVLLVLLGQGTKLAAYLSEDSKTYVGEMRLGITTDTYDIQGEILEEREVGVAPEEVRKAVAAWRDLTEQDVPAYSAAKHNGKPLYSLARAGEEVPVKTKPVTIFAAELLDIALPVAKFRVRCSTGTYVRSLVHSLGMRFGCGAALTSLIREESSPFGLDQAHSLEDVLSEPERFGEKVIPLADTLPHWAKFRLTEALAALVRNGTWLPVVDVPGKLLSGTPGQKAMLLGPDGEPLALVEATLKDGAPKWAILRGLWA; this is encoded by the coding sequence ATGGGCAGAAAACCGAAACGCGACCCGCGCCAGCTCGACGGCCTGCTCGTGCTGGACAAGCCTTCCGGCCCGACGTCGGCAGGCTGCCTCACGGACATCAAGCGCAAGCTCGGCCAGTTCAAGATCGGCCACGCGGGCACGCTGGATCCGCTGGCGAGCGGCGTTCTGCTCGTGCTTCTGGGCCAGGGGACCAAGCTGGCCGCCTACCTCAGCGAGGATTCCAAAACCTACGTCGGGGAAATGCGCCTGGGAATCACGACCGACACGTACGATATTCAAGGAGAAATCCTTGAAGAACGCGAGGTCGGAGTCGCTCCGGAGGAAGTCCGCAAGGCGGTTGCCGCCTGGCGGGACTTGACAGAACAGGATGTTCCCGCCTATTCGGCGGCTAAACATAACGGCAAGCCGCTCTACTCGCTCGCACGTGCGGGGGAGGAGGTTCCGGTGAAAACCAAACCGGTGACCATTTTTGCGGCTGAATTGCTGGACATCGCCCTTCCCGTGGCGAAATTCCGCGTCCGGTGCTCTACGGGCACTTATGTACGCTCCCTGGTCCACAGCTTGGGGATGCGATTTGGATGCGGAGCGGCGCTCACGAGCCTGATCCGGGAAGAGAGCAGTCCATTCGGGCTCGACCAGGCGCACAGCCTGGAAGACGTCCTGAGCGAACCGGAGCGCTTCGGCGAAAAGGTCATTCCCCTGGCCGACACGCTCCCCCACTGGGCCAAGTTCCGACTGACGGAAGCCCTCGCGGCACTTGTCAGGAACGGAACCTGGCTTCCCGTGGTTGACGTTCCCGGAAAGCTGCTTTCCGGAACGCCCGGCCAGAAGGCCATGCTGCTCGGCCCCGACGGCGAGCCGCTCGCCCTGGTCGAAGCAACGCTCAAGGACGGAGCACCCAAATGGGCGATTCTCCGGGGACTTTGGGCCTGA
- the amrB gene encoding AmmeMemoRadiSam system protein B → MVRQPVVAGQFYPGEPAALNTEVERYLAQAAPPSGGGRRTLLAMVPHAGYVFSGGVCGKTLGEARLSRTLVLLGPNHTGQGERLAVWPEGAWNIPGGSLDVDGALASAVLERVPGMRSDEQAHSREHSLEVVLPFLRSLNPETRIVPIAVADPSPDVLLRAGAELGRLLSGWEQPVSLVVSSDMSHYVSDIRARELDEQALAAALKLDAFALYETVRGQRISMCGVLPMTLALAAAKEMGAASARLVAYTTSGEVTRDFEQVVGYAGLLAD, encoded by the coding sequence ATGGTCAGGCAGCCCGTCGTTGCGGGGCAATTCTATCCGGGTGAGCCCGCAGCCCTCAATACCGAAGTGGAACGCTATCTGGCCCAGGCCGCTCCCCCCTCCGGTGGCGGGCGGCGAACCCTTTTGGCCATGGTCCCGCACGCCGGATACGTGTTTTCCGGCGGCGTCTGCGGCAAGACCCTGGGCGAGGCCCGCCTCTCGCGGACGCTGGTGCTCCTGGGGCCGAACCATACCGGACAGGGGGAACGTCTGGCCGTATGGCCGGAGGGAGCCTGGAACATCCCCGGAGGAAGTCTGGATGTGGACGGCGCCCTCGCCTCGGCCGTGCTGGAGCGGGTTCCCGGCATGCGCTCGGACGAGCAGGCCCATTCCCGCGAGCATTCCTTGGAAGTGGTCCTGCCGTTCCTGCGGTCGCTCAATCCGGAAACGCGCATTGTGCCCATTGCCGTGGCCGACCCTTCCCCGGATGTGCTTCTGCGGGCCGGGGCGGAACTCGGCAGGCTGCTTTCCGGTTGGGAGCAGCCTGTGTCCCTGGTGGTCAGCTCGGACATGAGCCATTACGTCAGCGACATTCGCGCCCGCGAACTGGACGAACAGGCCCTGGCGGCAGCCCTGAAGCTTGACGCCTTCGCCCTTTATGAAACGGTGCGCGGCCAGCGGATATCCATGTGCGGCGTGCTGCCCATGACCTTGGCCCTGGCCGCGGCCAAGGAGATGGGAGCGGCGTCCGCGCGGCTGGTCGCCTACACCACGTCCGGCGAGGTCACGCGCGACTTCGAGCAGGTCGTGGGCTATGCCGGGCTGCTCGCGGACTGA